One Rosa chinensis cultivar Old Blush chromosome 3, RchiOBHm-V2, whole genome shotgun sequence DNA window includes the following coding sequences:
- the LOC121052300 gene encoding uncharacterized protein LOC121052300, protein MGLVDTKTYTANFGTGELEGELDSLVEGAKSSLILANLKNHLIIDKMAERIRELDSQVLATNKELRATQTQLGQKKKDVAKMEDYHKRLKEKETEVDQLGEKVKGLEKELRVKANECKKNKDLEVEVQDLRDRVEGLRSKARASRNSILREFQDSKEYKDILENSYSEGYTDLLTLWVEHFGEKGMGWAVSLGVDAVPSEIKGSPSKVTLADASPGLALSSHEVEGLDSGGVDQASGSVLGDEPTEALSDDHQQGKSGTGDTPAEDKGGALGGGEDGDERAKVTNADP, encoded by the exons ATGGGGCTTGTTGATACTAAGACTTATACAGCAAATTTTGGGACGGGTGAACTTGAGGGGGAACTTGATTCTCTTGTGGAGGGGGCTAAAAGTTCTTTGATTTTG GCCAATTTGAAGAATCATCTCATAATTGACAAGATGGCGGAGAGGATTCGTGAGTTGGACTCCCAGGTGCTAGCAACTAACAAGGAGCTCAGGGCGACCCAGACTCAACTGGGTCAAAAGAAGAAAGATGTGGCTAAGATGGAGGATTATCACAAAAGGctgaaggaaaaagaaacagaGGTTGATCAGCTGGGTGAAAAAGTTAAGGGCCTGGAGAAGGAACTCAGGGTTAAGGCCAATGAGtgcaagaaaaacaaagatcTGGAGGTGGAAGTCCAAGACCTTAGAGATAGGGTTGAGGGTCTCAGGAGCAAGGCCAGGGCTAGTCGTAATAGTATTCTGAGGGAGTTCCAGGATTCTAAGGAGTACAAGGACATCCTAGAGAATAGCTACTCGGAGGGATATACTGACTTGCTTACCCTGTGGGTGGAGCATTTTGGTGAGAAGGGTATGGGATGGGCAGTTTCTTTGGGTGTTGATGCTGTGCCTTCAGAAATCAAGGGTAGCCCTTCTAAGGTTACACTTGCCGATGCAAGTCCAGGTCTTGCCCTGTCAAGTCATGAAGTTGAGGGATTGGACAGTGGAGGAGTCGACCAGGCAAGCGGGTCAGTATTGGGAGACGAACCTACCGAGGCACTAAGCGACGACCATCAGCAAGGTAAGTCCGGCACTGGTGACACTCCAGCTGAGGACAAAGGGGGTGCTCTTGGAGGTGGGGAAGATGGGGATGAAAGGGCTAAGGTGACAAATGCCGATCCTTGA